The following are encoded in a window of Arvicanthis niloticus isolate mArvNil1 chromosome 1, mArvNil1.pat.X, whole genome shotgun sequence genomic DNA:
- the Trpm4 gene encoding transient receptor potential cation channel subfamily M member 4 isoform X3: protein MMRGAWIVTGGLHTGIGRHVGVAVRDHQTASTGGSKVVAMGVAPWGVVRNRDMLINPKGSFPARYRWRGDPEDGVEFPLDYNYSAFFLVDDGTYGRMGGENRFRLRFESYVAQQKTGVGGTGIDIPVLLLLIEGDEKMLKRIEDATQAQLPCLLVAGSGGAADCLVETLEDTLAPGSGGLRRGEAQDRMRRYFPKGDPEVLQAQVERIMTRKELLTVYSSEDGSEEFETIVLRALVKACGSSEASAYLDELRLAVAWNRVDIAQSELFRGDIQWRSFHLEASLMDALLNDRPEFVRLLISHGLSLGHFLTPVRLAQLYSAVSPNSLIRSLLDQASHASSSKSPPVNGAAELRTPNVGQVLRTLLGETCAPRYPARNNRTSLLGQDHRESASLLMDWANNMQPSTDASFEQAPWSDLLIWALLLNRAQMALYFWEKGSNSVASALGACLLLRVMARLEWEAEEAARRKDLAATFESMSVDLFGECYHNSEERAARLLLRRCPLWGEATCLQLAMQADARAFFAQDGVQSLLTQKWWGEMDSTTPIWALLLAFFCPPLIYTNLIVFRKSEEEPTQKDLEFDVDSSINGAGPPGPAEPSAKVALERRRRQRPGRALCCGGCSKRWSYFWGAPVTAFLGNVVSYLLFLLLFAHVLLVDFQPTEPGVFELLLYFWAFTLLCEELRQGLGGGWGSLASGGPGPGQAPLRHRLHLYLSDTWNQCDLLALTCFLLGVGCRLTPGLFDLGRTVLCLDFMVFTLRLLHIFTVNKQLGPKIVIVSKMMKDVFFFLFFLCVWLVAYGVATEGILRPQDRSLPSILRRVFYRPYLQIFGQIPQEEMDVALMNPGNCSVERGSWAHPEGPVAGSCVSQYANWLVVLLLIIFLLVANILLLNLLIAMFSYTFSKVHGNSDLYWKAQRYSLIREFHSRPALAPPLIIISHVRLLIKWLRRCHRAHLPSSPVFEHFRVYLSKEAERKLLTWESVHKENFLLAQARDKRDSDSERLKRTSQKVDTALKQLGQIREYDRRLKGLEREVQHCSRVLTWMAEALSHSALLPPGGPPPPSPPGSKGYSLSVREARGERGRSHL from the exons GGGCCTGGATCGTCACTGGGGGACTGCACACAGGCATTGGCCGGCATGTGGGTGTGGCTGTGAGGGACCACCAAACGGCCAGCACTGGGGGCAGCAAGGTGGTGGCCATGGGTGTGGCCCCCTGGGGAGTGGTCCGGAACAGAGACATGCTGATCAACCCCAAG GGTTCATTCCCTGCAAGGTATCGGTGGCGTGGTGACCCTGAGGACGGAGTTGAGTTCCCCCTGGACTATAACTATTCTGCTTTCTTCTTGGTGGATGACGGCACCTATGGCCGCATGGGTGGTGAGAACCGCTTCCGCCTTCGGTTTGAGTCCTATGTGGCCCAGCAGAAGACCGGAGTGGGAG gGACTGGAATCGATATCCCTGTGCTCCTTCTTCTCATCGAAGGCGATGAGAAGATGTTAAAG CGGATAGAGGATGCCACCCAGGCTCAACTCCCCTGCCTCTTGGTGGCCGGCTCTGGGGGTGCTGCAGACTGCCTAGTGGAGACCCTGGAAGATACTctggccccagggagtggaggaCTCCGGCGAGGTGAAGCCCAGGATCGGATGAGGCGTTACTTCCCTAAAGGAGACCCTGAGGTCCTGCAGGCCCAG GTAGAGAGGATCATGACCCGAAAGGAGCTGCTGACGGTCTATTCATCAGAAGATGGCTCCGAGGAGTTTGAGACTATCGTTTTGAGGGCTCTTGTGAAAG CCTGTGGGAGCTCTGAGGCCTCGGCCTACCTGGATGAGCTGCGTTTGGCTGTGGCTTGGAACCGTGTGGACATCGCCCAAAGTGAACTTTTCCGTGGGGACATCCAATGGCGG TCCTTCCACCTGGAGGCGTCTCTCATGGATGCTCTGCTAAATGACCGGCCTGAATTTGTGCGCTTGCTCATCTCCCATGGCCTCAGCCTGGGACACTTCCTGACCCCCGTGCGCCTGGCACAGCTGTACAGTGCAGTGTCCCCTAACTCGCTGATCCGCAGTCTTCTGGACCAGGCATCCCATGCGAGCAGCAGCAAATCCCCACCTGTAAATGGAGCTGCAGAGCTCCGGACTCCTAATGTGGGGCAAGTTCTGAGGACTCTGTTGGGAGAAACGTGTGCACCGCGGTACCCTGCCAGAAACAACCGAACCTCCCTTCTGGGCCAGGACCACAGAGAGAGT GCCTCTCTGCTTATGGACTGGGCCAACAACATGCAACCATCAACAGATGCGAGCTTTGAACAAGCCCCCTGGAGTGACCTGCTTATTTGGGCTCTGTTGTTGAACCGAGCCCAGATGGCTCTTTATTTTTGGGAGAAG GGCTCCAACTCAGTGGCCTCTGCCCTTGGGGCCTGTCTCTTACTCCGAGTGATGGCTCGCCTGGAGtgggaggctgaggaggctgcACGGCGGAAGGACCTTGCTGCCACATTTGAAAGCATGAGCGTGG ACCTCTTTGGCGAGTGTTACCACAACAGCGAAGAGCGAGCAGCCCGCCTTCTTCTGCGCCGCTGTCCCCTCTGGGGAGAGGCCACCTGCCTTCAGCTTGCCATGCAGGCTGACGCCCGAGCGTTCTTTGCCCAGGATGGAGTACAG TCTCTGCTGACACAGAAGTGGTGGGGGGAGATGGACAGCACGACCCCCATCTGGGCGCTGCTTCTCGCCTTCTTCTGCCCGCCTCTCATCTACACCAACCTTATCGTCTTCAG GAAGTCAGAGGAGGAGCCCACACAGAAGGACCTTGAGTTTGATGTGGACAGCAGCATCAACGGAGCAGGCCCTCCTGG GCCTGCGGAGCCCTCGGCAAAGGTGGCCCTTGAGAGGCGACGGAGGCAGCGGCCAGGACGTGCCCTCTGCTGTGGTGGTTGCTCCAAGCGCTGGTCGTACTTCTGGGGCGCCCCAGTGACCGCTTTCCTGGGTAACGTGGTCAGTTACCTGCTGTTCCTGTTGCTGTTTGCACACGTGCTGCTGGTGGATTTCCAGCCCACAGAGCCGGGCGTCTTCGAGCTGCTGCTGTACTTCTGGGCCTTCACGCTGCTGTGCGAGGAGCTGCGCCAGGGCCTGGGCGGTGGCTGGGGTAGCCTGGCCAGCGGCGGACCTGGTCCCGGCCAAGCTCCCCTGCGCCATCGCCTGCACCTCTACCTCTCAGATACCTGGAACCAGTGTGACCTGCTGGCACTCACCTGCTTCCTGCTGGGCGTTGGCTGCAG GCTGACCCCTGGGCTGTTTGACTTGGGACGCACCGTCCTCTGCCTTGACTTCATGGTCTTCACACTACGCCTGCTGCACATCTTCACGGTGAACAAGCAGCTGGGGCCCAAGATTGTCATCGTGAGCAAGATG ATGAAGGAtgtattcttcttcctcttcttcctctgcgtGTGGCTTGTAGCTTATGGGGTGGCCACAGAGGGGATCCTGAGGCCCCAGGACCGCAGTCTACCGAGTATCCTTCGCAGGGTCTTCTACCGTCCGTATCTGCAGATCTTTGGACAAATTCCCCAGGAGGAAATGGATG TGGCCCTCATGAATCCTGGTAACTGCTCTGTGGAGCGGGGCTCCTGGGCTCACCCGGAGGGGCCCGTCGCAGGCTCCTGTGTGTCCCAGTATGCCAACTGGCTGGTGGTGTTGCTCCTCATCATCTTCTTGCTGGTGGCCAACATCCTGCTGCTCAATCTGCTCATCGCCATGTTCAG CTACACATTCAGCAAAGTGCACGGCAACAGCGACCTCTACTGGAAGGCACAGCGCTACAGCCTCATCCGGGAATTCCATTCGCGGCCTgccctggccccacccctcatcaTCATCTCTCATGTGCGCCTCCTCATCAAGTGGCTGCGCAGGTGTCATAGGGCTCACTTGCCCTCCTCCCCAGTCTTCGAGCACTTCC GTGTCTATCTCTCTAAGGAAGCGGAGCGGAAGCTGCTGACTTGGGAGTCTGTGCACAAAGAAAACTTCCTATTGGCACAAGCTCGTGACAAGCGAGACAGTGACTCTGAGCGTCTGAAACGCACGTCTCAGAA GGTGGACACTGCACTGAAGCAGCTGGGACAGATCAGAGAGTACGACCGGCGtctgaaggggctggagagagag gTCCAACACTGTTCTCGAGTCCTGACGTGGATGGCTGAGGCCCTTAGCCACTCTGCCTTGCTGCCTCCAGGGGGGCCACCCCCTCCAAGCCCCCCTGGGTCCAAAG gttacagtctgtCAGTGAGGGAAGCCAGGGGAGAACGTGGACGTTCTCACCTATAA
- the Trpm4 gene encoding transient receptor potential cation channel subfamily M member 4 isoform X4, which produces MTRKELLTVYSSEDGSEEFETIVLRALVKACGSSEASAYLDELRLAVAWNRVDIAQSELFRGDIQWRSFHLEASLMDALLNDRPEFVRLLISHGLSLGHFLTPVRLAQLYSAVSPNSLIRSLLDQASHASSSKSPPVNGAAELRTPNVGQVLRTLLGETCAPRYPARNNRTSLLGQDHRESASLLMDWANNMQPSTDASFEQAPWSDLLIWALLLNRAQMALYFWEKGSNSVASALGACLLLRVMARLEWEAEEAARRKDLAATFESMSVDLFGECYHNSEERAARLLLRRCPLWGEATCLQLAMQADARAFFAQDGVQSLLTQKWWGEMDSTTPIWALLLAFFCPPLIYTNLIVFRKSEEEPTQKDLEFDVDSSINGAGPPGPAEPSAKVALERRRRQRPGRALCCGGCSKRWSYFWGAPVTAFLGNVVSYLLFLLLFAHVLLVDFQPTEPGVFELLLYFWAFTLLCEELRQGLGGGWGSLASGGPGPGQAPLRHRLHLYLSDTWNQCDLLALTCFLLGVGCRLTPGLFDLGRTVLCLDFMVFTLRLLHIFTVNKQLGPKIVIVSKMMKDVFFFLFFLCVWLVAYGVATEGILRPQDRSLPSILRRVFYRPYLQIFGQIPQEEMDVALMNPGNCSVERGSWAHPEGPVAGSCVSQYANWLVVLLLIIFLLVANILLLNLLIAMFSYTFSKVHGNSDLYWKAQRYSLIREFHSRPALAPPLIIISHVRLLIKWLRRCHRAHLPSSPVFEHFRVYLSKEAERKLLTWESVHKENFLLAQARDKRDSDSERLKRTSQKVDTALKQLGQIREYDRRLKGLEREVQHCSRVLTWMAEALSHSALLPPGGPPPPSPPGSKGYSLSVREARGERGRSHL; this is translated from the exons ATGACCCGAAAGGAGCTGCTGACGGTCTATTCATCAGAAGATGGCTCCGAGGAGTTTGAGACTATCGTTTTGAGGGCTCTTGTGAAAG CCTGTGGGAGCTCTGAGGCCTCGGCCTACCTGGATGAGCTGCGTTTGGCTGTGGCTTGGAACCGTGTGGACATCGCCCAAAGTGAACTTTTCCGTGGGGACATCCAATGGCGG TCCTTCCACCTGGAGGCGTCTCTCATGGATGCTCTGCTAAATGACCGGCCTGAATTTGTGCGCTTGCTCATCTCCCATGGCCTCAGCCTGGGACACTTCCTGACCCCCGTGCGCCTGGCACAGCTGTACAGTGCAGTGTCCCCTAACTCGCTGATCCGCAGTCTTCTGGACCAGGCATCCCATGCGAGCAGCAGCAAATCCCCACCTGTAAATGGAGCTGCAGAGCTCCGGACTCCTAATGTGGGGCAAGTTCTGAGGACTCTGTTGGGAGAAACGTGTGCACCGCGGTACCCTGCCAGAAACAACCGAACCTCCCTTCTGGGCCAGGACCACAGAGAGAGT GCCTCTCTGCTTATGGACTGGGCCAACAACATGCAACCATCAACAGATGCGAGCTTTGAACAAGCCCCCTGGAGTGACCTGCTTATTTGGGCTCTGTTGTTGAACCGAGCCCAGATGGCTCTTTATTTTTGGGAGAAG GGCTCCAACTCAGTGGCCTCTGCCCTTGGGGCCTGTCTCTTACTCCGAGTGATGGCTCGCCTGGAGtgggaggctgaggaggctgcACGGCGGAAGGACCTTGCTGCCACATTTGAAAGCATGAGCGTGG ACCTCTTTGGCGAGTGTTACCACAACAGCGAAGAGCGAGCAGCCCGCCTTCTTCTGCGCCGCTGTCCCCTCTGGGGAGAGGCCACCTGCCTTCAGCTTGCCATGCAGGCTGACGCCCGAGCGTTCTTTGCCCAGGATGGAGTACAG TCTCTGCTGACACAGAAGTGGTGGGGGGAGATGGACAGCACGACCCCCATCTGGGCGCTGCTTCTCGCCTTCTTCTGCCCGCCTCTCATCTACACCAACCTTATCGTCTTCAG GAAGTCAGAGGAGGAGCCCACACAGAAGGACCTTGAGTTTGATGTGGACAGCAGCATCAACGGAGCAGGCCCTCCTGG GCCTGCGGAGCCCTCGGCAAAGGTGGCCCTTGAGAGGCGACGGAGGCAGCGGCCAGGACGTGCCCTCTGCTGTGGTGGTTGCTCCAAGCGCTGGTCGTACTTCTGGGGCGCCCCAGTGACCGCTTTCCTGGGTAACGTGGTCAGTTACCTGCTGTTCCTGTTGCTGTTTGCACACGTGCTGCTGGTGGATTTCCAGCCCACAGAGCCGGGCGTCTTCGAGCTGCTGCTGTACTTCTGGGCCTTCACGCTGCTGTGCGAGGAGCTGCGCCAGGGCCTGGGCGGTGGCTGGGGTAGCCTGGCCAGCGGCGGACCTGGTCCCGGCCAAGCTCCCCTGCGCCATCGCCTGCACCTCTACCTCTCAGATACCTGGAACCAGTGTGACCTGCTGGCACTCACCTGCTTCCTGCTGGGCGTTGGCTGCAG GCTGACCCCTGGGCTGTTTGACTTGGGACGCACCGTCCTCTGCCTTGACTTCATGGTCTTCACACTACGCCTGCTGCACATCTTCACGGTGAACAAGCAGCTGGGGCCCAAGATTGTCATCGTGAGCAAGATG ATGAAGGAtgtattcttcttcctcttcttcctctgcgtGTGGCTTGTAGCTTATGGGGTGGCCACAGAGGGGATCCTGAGGCCCCAGGACCGCAGTCTACCGAGTATCCTTCGCAGGGTCTTCTACCGTCCGTATCTGCAGATCTTTGGACAAATTCCCCAGGAGGAAATGGATG TGGCCCTCATGAATCCTGGTAACTGCTCTGTGGAGCGGGGCTCCTGGGCTCACCCGGAGGGGCCCGTCGCAGGCTCCTGTGTGTCCCAGTATGCCAACTGGCTGGTGGTGTTGCTCCTCATCATCTTCTTGCTGGTGGCCAACATCCTGCTGCTCAATCTGCTCATCGCCATGTTCAG CTACACATTCAGCAAAGTGCACGGCAACAGCGACCTCTACTGGAAGGCACAGCGCTACAGCCTCATCCGGGAATTCCATTCGCGGCCTgccctggccccacccctcatcaTCATCTCTCATGTGCGCCTCCTCATCAAGTGGCTGCGCAGGTGTCATAGGGCTCACTTGCCCTCCTCCCCAGTCTTCGAGCACTTCC GTGTCTATCTCTCTAAGGAAGCGGAGCGGAAGCTGCTGACTTGGGAGTCTGTGCACAAAGAAAACTTCCTATTGGCACAAGCTCGTGACAAGCGAGACAGTGACTCTGAGCGTCTGAAACGCACGTCTCAGAA GGTGGACACTGCACTGAAGCAGCTGGGACAGATCAGAGAGTACGACCGGCGtctgaaggggctggagagagag gTCCAACACTGTTCTCGAGTCCTGACGTGGATGGCTGAGGCCCTTAGCCACTCTGCCTTGCTGCCTCCAGGGGGGCCACCCCCTCCAAGCCCCCCTGGGTCCAAAG gttacagtctgtCAGTGAGGGAAGCCAGGGGAGAACGTGGACGTTCTCACCTATAA